In one Magallana gigas chromosome 9, xbMagGiga1.1, whole genome shotgun sequence genomic region, the following are encoded:
- the LOC136271433 gene encoding uncharacterized protein: MRKSPGNGFFHIFLSSGQIRAQQRHVLGSTHQQSIVVSLNDMIHYGPKLQNELFDVLIRFRRNNVAIVCDCAEMYLKIKFPQEDRPYQQFLWRDVKPEGKPDVYEFSSAVFGIYSSPFQAQFVAQTHAETNRETYPMAAETVLKSTDDNMDSV, translated from the coding sequence ATGAGGAAAAGTCCGGGAAATGGTTTCTTCCACATTTTCCTGTCATCCGGCCAGATTAGAGCACAACAAAGACACGTATTGGGTTCGACGCATCAGCAAAGCATTGTGGTGTCATTAAATGACATGATTCACTACGGACCAAAACttcaaaatgaactttttgATGTGTTAATTAGATTTAGAAGAAACAATGTGGCAATAGTATGTGACTGTGCAGAAATGTACTTAAAGATTAAGTTTCCACAAGAAGATAGACCTTATCAACAATTTCTCTGGCGTGACGTTAAACCAGAAGGGAAACCAGATGTGTACGAATTTAGCAGTGCTGTATTTGGAATATATTCATCGCCATTTCAAGCACAGTTTGTGGCACAGACCCATGCTGAGACTAACAGAGAAACGTACCCCATGGCAGCAGAGACTGTTTTGAAATCCACGGACGATAATATGGATTCAGTATAG